In Deinococcota bacterium, a genomic segment contains:
- the lpxD gene encoding UDP-3-O-(3-hydroxymyristoyl)glucosamine N-acyltransferase, protein MRLSEIAERLGGRLEGEDGEARGLAGPRQPSEACIVVLERSAALDGLERSAALVVAEDLELPGPPASLIRVSDPRLALARLSALFDSRPRTPAGIHGSASVHPSARLGEDVAVGAQAVLEEGVVVGNGAEIGAGCFLGAGVVVGAATRLHAGVTICDGVRLGERVLVHSGAVVGADGFGFVRGPEGAVKIHHLGGVEIGDDVEIGANSCIDRGTLGSTRIGPRTKIDNLVQIAHNVQIGADCLIAGHSGVAGSSVLEDGVVLGGGVSVTDHVRIGRSARLAGRSGVTKSVPPGETWAGFPAQPQRKWVRQLYLLGRLGEIWDMLKEEWRTKS, encoded by the coding sequence GCCTGAGCGAGATCGCCGAGCGGCTGGGCGGCCGGCTCGAGGGTGAGGACGGCGAGGCACGCGGTCTGGCCGGCCCGCGGCAGCCCAGCGAGGCTTGCATCGTGGTGCTCGAGCGCTCGGCCGCGCTGGACGGACTCGAGCGCTCGGCCGCGCTGGTGGTGGCGGAAGACCTCGAGCTTCCCGGGCCTCCCGCCAGCCTGATCCGCGTCAGCGACCCCCGCCTGGCTCTCGCCCGCTTGAGCGCGCTCTTCGACTCGAGGCCGAGAACGCCGGCAGGCATTCATGGCTCGGCCTCGGTTCATCCCTCGGCCCGCCTGGGCGAGGACGTGGCGGTGGGCGCACAGGCTGTGCTGGAAGAGGGCGTGGTCGTCGGCAACGGTGCCGAGATCGGCGCGGGCTGTTTTTTGGGCGCGGGCGTGGTCGTCGGCGCGGCAACGCGGCTGCACGCGGGCGTCACCATTTGTGACGGCGTCAGGCTGGGCGAGCGCGTGCTCGTCCACAGCGGTGCGGTCGTCGGCGCGGACGGCTTCGGCTTCGTGCGCGGCCCGGAGGGCGCCGTCAAGATCCACCACCTGGGCGGCGTCGAGATCGGCGATGACGTCGAGATCGGCGCGAACAGCTGCATCGACCGCGGCACCCTGGGGAGCACGCGCATCGGGCCGCGCACCAAGATCGACAACCTGGTGCAGATCGCTCACAACGTCCAGATCGGTGCGGACTGCCTCATCGCCGGCCACTCGGGCGTCGCCGGCAGCTCGGTCTTGGAGGACGGCGTCGTCCTGGGCGGCGGCGTCAGCGTCACCGACCACGTCCGCATCGGCCGGAGCGCCCGCTTGGCGGGCCGCAGCGGCGTGACCAAGAGCGTGCCGCCCGGCGAGACCTGGGCGGGCTTTCCCGCTCAGCCGCAGCGCAAGTGGGTGCGGCAACTCTACCTCCTCGGCCGCTTGGGCGAAATCTGGGATATGCTGAAGGAAGAGTGGCGAACGAAGTCATAA
- a CDS encoding UDP-3-O-acyl-N-acetylglucosamine deacetylase, which yields MANEVIISGRALHSGLMSHVRLHPAEGGVRFFLEGKTVIARLDHVTDTHRCTVLGAEGVKVALVEHLLAALHIRGWWRGLVIELSAAELPILDGSAQEWLAALDLLGSPPPPPPPLQVARPWRRAYGSSRVSVTPGARRLCCHIAFDHPAIGEQRWCGGPEGFTALAGARTFGFLSELESLRARGLAGAAGLSNVAVFAEEAPLAPLRFADEPVRHKALDALGDFFLLGRPLQAALRISRGSHRVHSQTMRDMIACGLVNGAHL from the coding sequence GTGGCGAACGAAGTCATAATCAGCGGCAGGGCGCTTCACAGCGGCCTTATGAGCCACGTTCGCTTGCATCCCGCCGAAGGCGGGGTGCGGTTTTTTTTAGAGGGCAAGACCGTGATCGCGCGCCTGGACCACGTTACCGACACTCACCGCTGCACCGTCCTCGGCGCGGAGGGGGTCAAGGTGGCACTCGTCGAGCACCTGCTCGCGGCGCTGCACATCCGCGGCTGGTGGCGGGGCTTGGTGATCGAGCTGAGCGCGGCCGAACTGCCCATCTTGGACGGCTCGGCGCAGGAATGGTTGGCGGCCTTGGACCTCTTGGGCAGCCCGCCGCCGCCGCCGCCGCCGCTCCAGGTCGCCCGCCCCTGGCGGCGCGCCTACGGCAGCTCTCGCGTGAGCGTGACGCCCGGCGCGCGGCGGCTCTGCTGCCACATCGCCTTCGACCACCCCGCCATCGGCGAACAACGCTGGTGCGGCGGTCCGGAGGGCTTCACCGCACTGGCCGGAGCGCGCACCTTCGGCTTTCTGAGCGAGCTCGAGTCGCTCCGGGCTCGAGGCCTGGCCGGCGCCGCCGGCTTGAGCAATGTAGCCGTCTTCGCTGAAGAGGCACCCCTTGCGCCCTTACGATTTGCTGACGAGCCTGTCCGTCATAAGGCCTTGGACGCGCTTGGTGACTTTTTCTTGCTGGGCAGGCCGCTTCAGGCCGCCTTGCGCATCAGCAGGGGATCGCACCGGGTCCACAGTCAGACCATGCGCGACATGATAGCCTGCGGGCTGGTGAACGGAGCGCACCTTTGA